The proteins below are encoded in one region of Nitrospira lenta:
- a CDS encoding NYN domain-containing protein, giving the protein MARFAFFVDGSNLFGSLKGMGIEVDDYQTFFTYLFKVAEQQWRFSVGAGQSTITLLQRVYWYQVGSIDSWNLDEAQAQAYLRERFEESKQAKAGYMAMAGKMLSSQGQDAVARKAWSLCFDELRAWYEGKKRTLDGMKRFHHGVQSSTDLIDILEVGHWKVDLFSHACEEKGLDTRLAVDMVALESNYDVAVVVSGDADSIPSIDLMKRRGKHVGAVEFVRGYPPEQKGRGFSSKIKLSADFVARIYEMELVSKKVARKADIENHT; this is encoded by the coding sequence ATGGCTAGATTCGCGTTTTTTGTGGATGGGTCGAATCTATTTGGATCGCTGAAGGGAATGGGTATAGAGGTTGATGATTATCAGACCTTCTTTACTTATCTTTTCAAAGTAGCGGAACAACAATGGCGCTTCTCGGTCGGTGCGGGCCAGAGCACGATCACATTGCTACAGCGTGTGTACTGGTACCAAGTGGGCTCTATTGATTCCTGGAATTTAGATGAGGCGCAGGCGCAAGCTTATCTGCGAGAACGATTCGAAGAGAGCAAGCAAGCCAAAGCTGGATACATGGCGATGGCAGGAAAGATGTTATCAAGTCAGGGCCAAGATGCTGTAGCCAGAAAAGCATGGTCGCTATGCTTTGACGAACTCCGAGCATGGTACGAAGGAAAGAAGCGGACATTAGATGGCATGAAACGGTTTCATCATGGTGTTCAAAGTTCCACCGATCTTATTGACATTCTTGAGGTGGGCCATTGGAAGGTAGATTTGTTTTCGCATGCATGCGAAGAGAAAGGGCTGGATACACGACTTGCTGTCGATATGGTTGCCCTTGAGAGTAATTACGATGTGGCGGTCGTCGTTTCCGGTGATGCCGATAGCATCCCTTCAATAGATCTTATGAAGCGTCGTGGAAAGCATGTTGGTGCGGTTGAGTTTGTTCGTGGTTACCCTCCCGAGCAAAAGGGGCGTGGTTTTTCATCAAAGATCAAGCTGTCGGCCGATTTTGTTGCAAGGATCTACGAGATGGAGCTGGTGTCAAAGAAAGTAGCAAGGAAGGCCGACATCGAAAACCATACGTAG